One genomic window of Coffea eugenioides isolate CCC68of chromosome 1, Ceug_1.0, whole genome shotgun sequence includes the following:
- the LOC113769852 gene encoding uncharacterized protein LOC113769852 translates to MEILMLRADIMEDREATMARFLNGLRPEIADQVELHHYVELGNLVEKGIKIERRIKRGGSTRSYSNFSPSYPRTTPPKKKDKGRVIPLLQNRDGGSCANVTSALMVEKLALPTLRRPTPYCLQWLNDSGNVRVTKQVQVPFRIRKYEDVVLCDVVPMQACHILLGRSWQFDKRVTFDGITNKYSFKQGEKRIVLVPLIPIQVREDQESLIKESELENEKKKIEKVESSIENDKAEKIERKKTYEALIVISDLTNTLPSSIVSLLQDYEDVFPHEISNGLPPIRKIEHQIDLVPGFVVSKQEIKVDEKKVKAIREWPTPSTVGEVRSFHGLASFYKRFVKYFSTIAVPLTAIIKKNEPFVWGDTQERAFQMLKHQLTHAPLLVLPCFDKMFEIECDASEVDIGAVLMQEGKPITYFSEKLNGAALNHSTYDKELYSLTRALETWQYYLRSREFVIHTDHESLMHIKSQHKLNRRHVRWITFIETFPYVIKYKVGKTNIVTDALSRWYSLLTQLDARLLGFELVKELYTNDPNFSGIYDSCGSTTQGKHMEVA, encoded by the exons atggaaatactcATGCTACGGGCAGACATCATGGAGGATCGAGAAGCTACAATGGCACGCTTCTTGAACGGACTAAGGCCCGAAATCGCTGACCAAGTGGAGTTACACCACTATGTGGAACTTGGGAACTTGGTGGAGAAAGGCATCAAGATTGAAAGGAGGATTAAGAGGGGGGGTTCGACTCGGAGTTATTCCAATTTTTCACCATCTTATCCCCGAACTACACCACCAAAGAAGAAGGATAAGGGCCGAGTAATTCCACTCCTTCAAAACCGAG ATGGAGGTAGTTGTGCTAACGTCACTAGTGccttgatggtggagaaactagcACTACCCACTTTACGACGTCCAACACCTTATTGTTTGCAATGGTTGAACGATAGTGGGAATGTTCGTGTGACCAAGCAAGTCCAAGTACCTTTCCGAATTAGAAAGTATGAGGACGTGGTGTTATGCGACGTGGTTCCTATGCAAGCATGTCACATACTATTGGGGAGATCATGGCAATTCGACAAGAGAGTTACATTCGATGGCATTACCAATAAATACTCCTTCAAGCAAGGCGAGAAGAGGATTGTGCTTGTGCCACTCATTCCTATCCAAGTTCGTGAAGATCAAGAAAGCTTGATCAAGGAGAGTGAGCTcgagaatgagaagaaaaaaatagaaaaagtcgAGAGCTCAATAGAAAATGATAAGGCCGagaaaattgagaggaaaaagacatATG AGGCGTTGATTGTTATAAGTGATCTTACTAATACTCTACCATCTAGTATTGTCTCTCTCTTGCAGGATTATGAGGATGTCTTCCCCCATGAGATTTCAAATGGACTACCACCAATAAGGAaaattgagcatcaaattgacTTGGTTCCAG GCTTTGTTGTGAGTAAACAGGAAATTAAAGTGGATGAGAAGAAGGttaaagcaattcgagaatggCCTACTCCAAGTACGGTGGGTGAGGTACGCAGCTTCCATGGTCTTGCTAGTTTTTATAAACGATTTGTTAAATATTTTAGTACCATTGCTGTACCTCTAACTGctataattaagaaaaatgagccatttGTGTGGGGTGATACTCAAGAACGTGCTTTCCAAATGCTTAAACAtcaactcacacatgcaccactACTTGTATTGCCATGCTTTGACAAGATGTTTGAAATAGAGTGTGATGCATCTGAGGTGGATATTGGAGCTGTCCTAATGCAAGAAGGCAAACCAATTACATACTTTAGTGAAAAACTCAATGGGGCAGCTTTGAACCATTCCACTTATGATAAGGAGTTATACTCCTTAACCCGTGCTTTAGAAACTTGGCAATATTACTTGAGATCAAGGGAATTTGTCATACACACTGACCATGAGTCGCTTATGCACATTAAGTCACAACACAAGTTGAATAGACGTCATGTTAGGTGGATTACATTTATTGAAACCTTCCCTTATGTGATTAAGTACAAAGTGGGGAAAACTAATATTGTTACTGATGCATTATCACGCTGGTACTCTTTGCTCACTCAACTTGATGCAAGGTTGTTAGGATTTGAGTTAGTTAAAGAGTTGTACACCAATGACCCAAATTTCTCAGGTATTTATGACTCTTGTGGTTCGACAACTCAAG GGAAGCACATGGAGGTCGCttga